The following are encoded together in the Streptomyces sp. NBC_00358 genome:
- a CDS encoding DNA-binding protein: MSGGTQVSYGELLTAGAVLPPDTEDAGERGVPLTARTYRHPGLEDRVVVRLVAGELGAAEDLAAGFLGLEQDTEPAVVGIGLRQSLGFPEWVLVHHPKDGHHALGVVPDLERAARQAKSRPKAAMDAFVELGERLAASVPHFLPTFYEQAGRVFLAEENATYAAQLFTRARRAEAEHGLAVQEERLDAVFLEFALAGALPVKVLSAYARELAARVPAEEALRRFTRLCLRRTAGGLPPSAQMANDLRKLARAAGRDANLVEQEYLAELLGLPATLRAAAGWWKGHRMALVALAEREPRVRGSLLDLIPAGHDSEMPAMWLGLLEASGATAGLWDASLPEEQRPHDGAAGWLARFLAYRERARSVHAGTRMAELYPLVERTADRLRAELGHSGGELNVIYDVDLIDLLLSLDVPVATPQQNKALPLTQWSPGEGHRDLLSLAADTRFHAAFQRGADRFGNDDHSLRAIRLLAASPGGSPLLADWVRTVVRRFTAVGLPQLPEALSRLKWLPAEALALAEDAVREAAGTDLAPVLARTLRAGLFDELGWPAWEDAVATLVPKADIEDVIVADAWPDLIVAGAAQVRVINAEGTLLTHDLRIPANSSWGDPGFHHVDGELLVYWNDRTEGLRGYWHTRADSTRSMEGARRTRGTKMDWYRGDMPVTLSLPGGGRTTGGGVLHAGDTTVPPERHLLCDGVSYWVWHAEGEDHQAHGWYEFDPVTGERGRMSRPAFLADALRDAPAGSRFEEGRLHPSPSTGAAPACAPVDGRVGLRVVRLPDGSQRAQDVSGHTVTVPADAGRPATLVVFPGADEARAVVRTSWQLAIVDTDGVVTSVAKTDRAPGAFGEGSLLLPPVQYWECLTARDPRGSESLRHIDRDTTAALLVAAAHEDKEVLPGAIRSLLPVTHAALVAGIAGVVRHAAGQQTVLDAAAARLTQALDGDLRDEGPAGPPDTVLLDAVNGLGGTTRSWWNRDTETDTVFRNLREMKRAARPADPTVPAGPAARLHLDGRRLPVGQPGLETLLDRVTALAFRAAAGTTSEDHREALHALLAEFDALGLVPGAESAHWRKVDLHVEAGPLRTPSGAWREGAWNGLLPLGGGSFVALLGRTSQDDDGCVFTGYFHDPAGRFETPRPYTLRASAPLGEDGHAGRLGAFLTELAARGPAPWFPRAAEEFARLTGVTETMARLIVAGLPRVDAYERTFLTPQARDAIGVKAAPAAVAKDELGDVDPAIRAEVVAALLPSEPARLWTEGPDWAAAAGVWNRRMGRRAAVPEELLSDAVRAFKHGRWNVREALPALLDPAGEPRLTRDLEWAVDGDRVKPLDRESAGFDGPTLVGAIGLAAWLAHRLPAGDPVRAALPDALGAVRDRLAHPGLMLDLGQYIGLPAFRKTAGAPTEVGKGFERYGAVVLATHDDQPSPAIRVALLDEAGQDPYLPALRVDGQRPYQVEVALRLARSARFAALLGDPGDPRAGERGTDGTWWPQDPGRSVPELVTEAAKEYGIGEDAATLYLMLLAMPDPTDRMTARWTGWKPARLKAARAELAATELVVEANRTRAGRSLFLPGGWVEPRAPRVPLEQWKRLLFDGLLSGEEALLAVIVPTEPAADLYRRAWQQVQEGGGPRFEELKVRRGRRR; encoded by the coding sequence ATGAGCGGGGGGACGCAGGTGTCGTACGGGGAACTGCTGACGGCGGGCGCGGTGCTGCCGCCCGACACGGAGGACGCCGGGGAGCGCGGGGTGCCGCTGACGGCACGGACGTACCGTCACCCGGGCCTGGAAGACCGGGTGGTGGTGCGGCTGGTCGCAGGCGAGCTGGGGGCTGCGGAGGACCTGGCCGCCGGATTCCTCGGCCTGGAGCAGGACACCGAGCCCGCCGTGGTCGGGATCGGACTGCGTCAGTCGCTGGGCTTTCCGGAGTGGGTGCTGGTGCACCACCCGAAGGACGGACATCACGCGCTGGGCGTCGTGCCGGACCTGGAGCGGGCGGCCCGGCAGGCCAAGTCCCGTCCGAAGGCGGCCATGGACGCCTTCGTGGAACTCGGCGAGCGGCTGGCGGCCTCGGTGCCGCACTTCCTGCCGACGTTCTACGAGCAGGCCGGGCGCGTGTTCCTGGCGGAGGAGAACGCCACGTACGCGGCCCAGTTGTTCACCCGCGCCCGCAGGGCCGAGGCGGAGCACGGGCTGGCGGTCCAGGAGGAGCGGCTGGACGCCGTGTTCCTGGAGTTCGCGCTGGCGGGGGCGCTGCCGGTGAAGGTGCTGTCGGCCTACGCCAGGGAACTCGCGGCGCGCGTGCCTGCCGAGGAGGCACTGCGGCGGTTCACCCGGTTGTGCCTGCGCCGCACGGCGGGTGGGCTGCCGCCGTCGGCGCAGATGGCGAACGACCTGCGGAAGCTGGCCCGGGCCGCCGGCCGGGACGCGAACCTCGTCGAGCAGGAGTACCTGGCCGAGCTGCTCGGCCTGCCGGCGACTCTGCGCGCGGCGGCGGGCTGGTGGAAGGGCCACCGTATGGCGCTGGTGGCGCTGGCCGAGCGCGAGCCGCGCGTGCGGGGCAGCCTGCTCGATCTGATCCCCGCGGGCCACGACTCCGAGATGCCGGCGATGTGGCTGGGGCTGCTGGAGGCCTCGGGTGCGACGGCCGGACTGTGGGATGCCTCGCTGCCCGAGGAGCAGCGGCCGCATGACGGTGCGGCGGGCTGGCTGGCGCGCTTCCTGGCCTACCGGGAGCGGGCCCGCTCGGTGCACGCCGGCACTCGCATGGCCGAGCTGTACCCGTTGGTGGAACGGACGGCGGACCGGCTGCGTGCCGAACTCGGCCATTCCGGTGGTGAGTTGAATGTCATTTACGACGTCGACCTGATCGACCTGCTGCTGTCCCTGGATGTTCCGGTGGCCACCCCGCAGCAGAACAAGGCTCTGCCGCTGACCCAGTGGTCCCCCGGCGAGGGGCACCGTGACCTGCTGTCGCTGGCCGCCGACACCCGCTTCCACGCGGCCTTCCAGCGGGGCGCGGACCGGTTCGGCAACGACGACCACTCGCTGCGGGCGATCCGGCTCCTGGCGGCTTCGCCGGGCGGCAGCCCGCTGTTGGCGGACTGGGTGCGTACCGTCGTACGGCGGTTCACCGCGGTCGGTCTGCCCCAACTGCCCGAAGCGCTCTCCCGGCTGAAGTGGCTGCCCGCCGAGGCGCTCGCGCTGGCCGAGGACGCGGTGCGTGAGGCCGCTGGAACCGACCTCGCGCCGGTACTGGCGCGCACGCTGCGGGCCGGGCTGTTCGACGAACTCGGCTGGCCCGCCTGGGAGGACGCGGTGGCCACCTTGGTTCCCAAGGCCGACATCGAGGATGTGATCGTCGCCGACGCCTGGCCCGACCTCATCGTCGCCGGCGCCGCCCAGGTCCGGGTGATCAACGCCGAGGGCACGCTCCTCACCCACGACCTGCGGATCCCGGCGAACAGCAGTTGGGGCGACCCCGGCTTCCACCATGTGGACGGAGAGCTCCTCGTCTACTGGAACGACCGTACCGAGGGCCTGCGCGGCTACTGGCACACCCGCGCCGACAGCACCCGGTCCATGGAAGGCGCCCGGAGGACCCGGGGCACCAAGATGGACTGGTACCGGGGCGACATGCCGGTCACGCTGTCCCTGCCGGGCGGCGGCCGGACCACCGGCGGCGGTGTCCTGCATGCCGGGGACACCACCGTGCCCCCGGAGCGGCACCTGCTGTGCGACGGAGTCTCGTACTGGGTGTGGCATGCGGAGGGCGAGGACCATCAGGCGCACGGCTGGTACGAGTTCGACCCGGTGACGGGTGAGCGGGGGCGTATGAGCAGGCCCGCCTTCCTCGCGGACGCGCTGCGTGACGCCCCTGCGGGCAGCCGTTTCGAGGAGGGCCGACTGCATCCCTCGCCGAGCACCGGGGCCGCGCCGGCCTGCGCGCCCGTGGACGGGCGGGTCGGTCTGCGCGTGGTGCGGCTGCCCGACGGCTCCCAGCGCGCCCAGGATGTGTCCGGACACACCGTCACCGTGCCCGCGGACGCGGGCCGTCCCGCCACGCTCGTCGTCTTCCCCGGAGCCGACGAGGCGCGGGCCGTCGTCCGCACAAGCTGGCAGCTCGCCATCGTGGACACGGACGGCGTCGTCACCTCGGTGGCCAAGACCGACCGTGCGCCCGGTGCCTTCGGCGAGGGCTCGCTGCTGCTGCCGCCGGTGCAGTACTGGGAGTGCCTGACGGCCCGCGATCCGAGGGGCTCCGAGTCGCTGCGGCACATCGACCGCGACACGACGGCCGCCCTGCTGGTCGCCGCGGCCCACGAGGACAAGGAGGTGCTGCCCGGCGCCATCCGTTCCCTGCTCCCGGTCACGCACGCCGCGCTGGTCGCGGGGATCGCCGGAGTCGTACGCCACGCGGCCGGTCAGCAGACCGTCCTGGACGCGGCGGCCGCCAGGCTCACCCAGGCCCTCGACGGGGATCTGCGGGACGAGGGCCCGGCCGGGCCACCGGACACCGTGCTCCTCGACGCGGTGAACGGCCTCGGCGGTACCACCCGCTCCTGGTGGAACCGCGACACGGAGACCGACACCGTGTTCCGTAACCTGCGCGAGATGAAGCGGGCGGCCCGACCCGCCGACCCCACCGTGCCGGCGGGACCGGCCGCGCGCCTCCATCTCGACGGACGCCGGCTTCCCGTCGGACAGCCCGGCCTGGAGACCCTGCTCGACCGCGTCACCGCCCTGGCCTTCCGGGCGGCCGCCGGCACCACCTCCGAGGACCACCGTGAGGCGCTGCACGCACTGCTCGCCGAGTTCGACGCCCTGGGCCTGGTGCCGGGCGCCGAGTCCGCGCACTGGCGCAAGGTGGACCTGCACGTGGAGGCCGGGCCGCTGCGCACCCCGTCGGGCGCGTGGCGCGAGGGCGCGTGGAACGGATTGCTGCCTCTGGGCGGTGGTTCCTTCGTGGCGCTTCTGGGGCGTACCTCGCAGGATGACGACGGCTGTGTGTTCACCGGGTACTTCCACGATCCGGCCGGGCGTTTCGAGACGCCGCGGCCCTACACGCTCCGGGCTTCGGCCCCGCTGGGTGAGGACGGGCACGCGGGCCGCCTCGGCGCGTTCCTCACCGAGCTGGCCGCGCGCGGACCGGCACCCTGGTTCCCGCGCGCCGCCGAGGAGTTCGCACGTCTGACGGGGGTCACCGAGACCATGGCCCGGCTGATCGTGGCCGGCCTGCCGCGCGTCGACGCCTATGAGCGGACGTTCCTGACCCCGCAGGCACGGGATGCCATCGGGGTGAAGGCCGCCCCGGCCGCGGTCGCCAAGGACGAGCTGGGCGACGTCGATCCGGCGATCCGTGCCGAGGTCGTCGCCGCGCTGCTGCCCTCCGAGCCCGCCCGTCTGTGGACCGAGGGACCGGACTGGGCCGCCGCGGCCGGGGTCTGGAACCGCAGGATGGGACGGCGTGCGGCCGTTCCCGAGGAGCTGCTCAGCGACGCCGTACGCGCGTTCAAGCACGGCCGGTGGAACGTACGCGAGGCGCTGCCCGCGCTGCTGGACCCGGCCGGTGAGCCCAGGCTCACCCGTGACCTGGAGTGGGCGGTCGACGGCGACCGGGTCAAGCCCCTCGACAGGGAGTCGGCCGGATTCGACGGACCGACGCTGGTCGGCGCCATCGGCCTCGCCGCCTGGCTCGCCCATCGGCTGCCCGCCGGAGATCCGGTCCGCGCCGCGCTGCCGGACGCGCTCGGCGCCGTGCGGGACCGGCTGGCCCACCCCGGGCTGATGCTCGACCTCGGGCAGTACATCGGCCTCCCCGCCTTCCGGAAGACCGCGGGCGCACCGACCGAGGTCGGCAAGGGCTTCGAGCGCTACGGTGCCGTGGTCCTCGCCACGCACGACGACCAGCCCTCCCCCGCCATCCGCGTCGCCCTGCTCGACGAGGCGGGCCAGGACCCGTACCTGCCCGCACTGCGTGTCGACGGGCAACGCCCCTACCAGGTCGAGGTGGCACTGCGGCTGGCCCGCTCCGCCCGCTTCGCGGCCCTGCTCGGCGACCCGGGCGATCCTCGTGCGGGCGAGCGGGGCACGGACGGCACCTGGTGGCCGCAGGACCCGGGCCGCTCGGTACCGGAGCTGGTGACCGAGGCCGCCAAGGAGTACGGCATCGGCGAGGACGCGGCGACGCTCTATCTGATGCTGCTCGCCATGCCCGATCCGACCGACCGGATGACGGCCCGTTGGACGGGGTGGAAGCCGGCCCGCCTCAAGGCGGCCCGTGCCGAACTGGCCGCCACGGAGCTGGTGGTGGAGGCCAACCGCACCAGGGCCGGGCGTTCGTTGTTCCTGCCCGGTGGCTGGGTGGAGCCGAGAGCTCCGCGCGTCCCGCTGGAGCAGTGGAAACGGCTGCTGTTCGACGGTCTGCTGAGCGGCGAGGAGGCGCTGCTGGCCGTGATCGTGCCGACCGAGCCGGCCGCGGACCTGTACCGCCGGGCCTGGCAGCAGGTCCAGGAGGGCGGCGGGCCCCGGTTCGAGGAGCTCAAGGTGCGGCGGGGACGCCGCCGCTGA
- a CDS encoding DUF4132 domain-containing protein yields the protein MGWLSAGDGYEVALVEGRVAARATSGRAAGRQLKSLPRGLRDHPEVDRLRRFAEWLDRHAAACVAQVDAWMVSSLPVPTGLLARVWPDEAWQSALRDLAVVGDDPDEVGFLRGATDAGELRLVNLDGETVRMAPRTVTLPHPVLLPDLDDLREFAAELGMVQRVEQIHRALWRRPEALDAKSTEIREFSGGSFRSRFALAARASSLGYRVSGGYATARVRDGGRTVEACVWIGEPYWEGGVETGALTWQDQDGRALPLREVGPVAWSEGMRMAAALYAGRVIEEGKNA from the coding sequence GTGGGGTGGCTGTCGGCGGGTGACGGGTATGAAGTCGCCCTTGTGGAGGGGCGGGTGGCGGCGCGTGCCACCTCGGGCCGGGCGGCGGGACGGCAGTTGAAGTCGCTCCCCCGTGGGCTCAGGGACCACCCGGAGGTGGACCGGCTGCGACGGTTCGCCGAGTGGCTGGACCGGCACGCCGCGGCCTGTGTCGCGCAGGTCGACGCGTGGATGGTGTCGTCGCTGCCCGTGCCCACCGGACTGCTGGCCCGGGTCTGGCCCGACGAGGCCTGGCAGTCCGCGCTGCGCGATCTGGCCGTGGTCGGCGACGACCCTGACGAGGTGGGTTTCCTGCGCGGCGCCACCGACGCCGGTGAGCTGCGGCTGGTGAACCTGGACGGCGAGACCGTCCGGATGGCCCCGCGTACGGTCACGCTGCCGCACCCCGTCCTGCTGCCGGACCTCGACGACCTGCGGGAGTTCGCGGCTGAACTGGGCATGGTCCAGCGCGTCGAGCAGATCCACCGGGCGCTGTGGCGCCGGCCGGAGGCCCTCGACGCCAAGTCGACCGAGATACGGGAGTTCAGCGGGGGCTCCTTCCGCTCCCGCTTCGCGCTCGCCGCACGCGCGAGTTCGCTCGGCTACCGCGTGTCCGGTGGTTACGCCACCGCCCGGGTGCGGGACGGCGGACGGACCGTCGAGGCCTGCGTGTGGATCGGCGAGCCGTACTGGGAGGGCGGGGTCGAGACGGGCGCTCTCACCTGGCAGGACCAGGACGGCCGTGCCCTGCCGCTGCGCGAGGTGGGTCCGGTCGCCTGGTCGGAGGGGATGCGGATGGCCGCGGCACTGTATGCCGGCCGCGTCATCGAGGAGGGCAAGAACGCATGA
- a CDS encoding inositol monophosphatase family protein, with product MINSFASPDDAEVAIAAACAGADVVRGLYGQRLTRVDKGGGDFATAADVEAENAILGVLRAARPDDAVLGEESGPQGVVGAARQWLVDPLCGTLNYAAGTMLVAVNVALRGGAAAVADPFTGEVFFTEGENAWLRHDGADARLEPTSATRLVDVNLDPPFPGAPGFRAVGLLARPDFVERFRPRVVSTTLALAWVASGRRAAYVTDGGDLSGSVHFAAGIALCEAAGCVVTGIDGAPVGQTARGLVAAADAETHALLMSMIRSGNGHH from the coding sequence GTGATCAACTCCTTTGCGAGTCCTGACGATGCCGAGGTCGCCATAGCCGCCGCGTGCGCGGGCGCGGACGTGGTGCGCGGCCTGTACGGCCAACGGCTCACCCGCGTCGACAAGGGCGGCGGCGACTTCGCCACCGCCGCCGACGTGGAGGCCGAGAACGCGATCCTCGGGGTGCTGCGGGCCGCCCGGCCCGATGACGCCGTGCTCGGCGAGGAGAGCGGGCCGCAGGGCGTCGTCGGTGCCGCGCGGCAGTGGTTGGTCGATCCGTTGTGCGGCACGCTGAACTACGCCGCAGGCACCATGCTGGTGGCGGTCAACGTGGCGCTGCGCGGTGGTGCCGCGGCGGTGGCCGACCCCTTCACCGGCGAGGTCTTCTTCACCGAGGGCGAGAACGCCTGGCTCCGGCACGACGGCGCCGACGCCCGGCTGGAACCCACGTCCGCCACCCGGCTCGTGGACGTCAATCTGGACCCCCCGTTCCCCGGCGCGCCCGGCTTCCGCGCTGTCGGCCTGCTGGCCCGGCCCGACTTCGTGGAACGGTTCCGGCCCCGGGTCGTGTCCACGACGCTGGCCCTGGCCTGGGTCGCCTCCGGCAGGCGTGCCGCGTACGTGACGGACGGCGGCGACCTGTCCGGGAGTGTGCACTTCGCCGCCGGGATCGCCTTGTGCGAGGCCGCCGGCTGCGTGGTCACAGGGATCGACGGCGCCCCGGTCGGGCAGACGGCTCGCGGACTCGTGGCCGCCGCCGACGCCGAGACCCACGCGCTGCTGATGTCGATGATCAGAAGCGGAAACGGGCACCACTGA
- a CDS encoding VOC family protein, with protein sequence MLTGIVIDALDVTRMERFWSEATRGLTGGLRLRFVPTAKPKAALKNRLHLDLAGGQDWETEVARLLALGATPADIGQGDVPWDVLADPEGNEFCVLRPGHPGVLADSGLVAICLDVAEEDRREQLALWQSEADWHLVESHDWGVRLRHGPTSTVSLVMGPPAASKPARNRLRLEVTRLAGEPGEFLDAGGNEFHVTR encoded by the coding sequence ATGCTGACGGGGATCGTGATCGACGCGCTGGATGTCACGCGCATGGAGCGCTTCTGGTCCGAGGCGACCCGGGGCCTGACGGGCGGCCTGCGGTTGCGGTTCGTGCCTACCGCGAAGCCGAAGGCCGCCCTCAAGAACCGGCTCCATCTCGACCTGGCGGGGGGACAGGACTGGGAGACCGAGGTGGCGCGCCTGCTCGCACTCGGCGCGACGCCTGCCGACATCGGCCAGGGTGACGTTCCTTGGGACGTGCTGGCCGATCCGGAGGGCAACGAATTCTGCGTGCTGCGCCCCGGACACCCCGGCGTGCTCGCCGACTCCGGCCTGGTCGCGATCTGTCTCGACGTAGCCGAGGAGGACCGCCGTGAACAACTGGCCCTCTGGCAGTCCGAGGCCGACTGGCACCTGGTCGAGTCCCACGACTGGGGCGTCCGGCTGCGCCACGGGCCCACCAGCACGGTCTCGCTCGTGATGGGCCCGCCCGCTGCGTCGAAGCCGGCACGGAACAGACTGCGGCTGGAAGTCACCCGTCTTGCCGGGGAACCGGGCGAGTTCCTCGACGCGGGCGGCAACGAGTTCCACGTCACTCGCTGA
- a CDS encoding DUF6197 family protein, translating into MQPSTRTAVGQAPVASPGGVPPVGTRPVGRPAPDLEARMAAVKEDMDARLALAAVAYEVNTAHIGTTPVDWSDIAAPLTPTAPPPAPSPYSTPVASLLHRAHLRLREDGWCAGALVDEDGSLCSQGAIRMESSGDRHLESQALEVLLEAIRRRFGPHVESVPSFNDAWGTGREPTRMMEQACILADARGI; encoded by the coding sequence ATGCAGCCCTCCACGCGCACCGCCGTCGGACAAGCTCCCGTCGCGTCCCCCGGCGGCGTCCCACCCGTCGGTACGAGGCCGGTGGGGCGTCCCGCACCGGATCTGGAGGCCCGTATGGCCGCCGTCAAGGAGGACATGGACGCCCGGCTCGCGCTGGCGGCGGTCGCCTACGAGGTCAACACCGCGCACATCGGGACCACCCCCGTCGACTGGTCCGACATCGCAGCCCCCCTGACGCCCACCGCGCCGCCGCCGGCCCCCAGCCCGTACTCCACGCCCGTGGCCTCACTCCTGCACCGTGCCCACCTGCGGCTGCGGGAGGACGGGTGGTGCGCGGGAGCGCTCGTCGACGAGGACGGGAGCCTCTGTTCCCAAGGCGCCATCCGCATGGAATCCAGCGGCGATCGGCATCTGGAGTCCCAGGCCCTGGAGGTGCTGCTGGAGGCGATCCGCAGACGGTTCGGCCCCCACGTGGAGTCGGTGCCCTCCTTCAACGACGCCTGGGGCACCGGCCGCGAACCCACTCGCATGATGGAGCAGGCCTGCATCCTCGCGGACGCTCGCGGCATCTGA
- the denD gene encoding D-erythronate dehydrogenase translates to MRIIVTGASGFLGRLLVGRLLRTRTFGGAPITRLVLADRVLDPALQFAGDPLVEVVHGDLTDRLADLFDRPVDAVFHLAAAVSAACEADFDLGMSANVDTTRALLEAARARSRAGGPVPRVLFASSLAVYGSDPALPPPPVISETTVPLPQSSYGTQKLVCEQLIADYTRRGFVDGRVARLMTVVVRPGAPNAAASGFLSGIIREPLARLPAACPVDPRLQVAVASPRRTIEGILRVAQAERGTGPGRLEGRLPVNLPALTVRVAEMLATLRQVAGAATAALVTLAPDPAIEAVVGSWPAVFDNRRAAALGLEPDGSFLSVVQDYLTDHPAAVTVDLPRGAG, encoded by the coding sequence ATGAGGATCATCGTCACGGGTGCGTCAGGGTTCCTCGGACGCCTGCTCGTCGGGCGCCTGTTGCGGACACGGACGTTCGGCGGTGCGCCGATCACCCGACTGGTGCTCGCCGACCGGGTCCTGGACCCCGCACTCCAGTTCGCGGGCGACCCGCTCGTGGAGGTGGTCCACGGCGATCTGACCGACCGCCTCGCTGACCTGTTCGACCGGCCGGTCGATGCGGTGTTCCATCTCGCGGCCGCGGTGTCGGCCGCGTGCGAGGCGGACTTCGATCTCGGGATGAGCGCCAATGTGGACACCACGCGTGCGTTGCTGGAGGCGGCTCGGGCCCGTTCACGGGCCGGCGGACCGGTGCCGCGGGTGCTGTTCGCCAGCAGCCTGGCCGTGTACGGCTCCGACCCGGCGCTGCCCCCGCCGCCCGTCATCAGCGAGACGACGGTGCCTCTGCCCCAGTCGAGTTACGGAACGCAGAAGCTCGTCTGTGAGCAACTGATCGCGGACTACACCCGCCGCGGCTTCGTCGACGGACGCGTCGCCCGCCTGATGACCGTCGTGGTGCGGCCCGGCGCACCGAACGCGGCCGCCTCGGGATTCCTTTCCGGCATCATCCGCGAACCGCTCGCCCGACTCCCCGCAGCCTGCCCCGTGGACCCCCGACTGCAGGTGGCCGTGGCCTCGCCGCGACGCACCATCGAGGGGATCCTGCGGGTCGCCCAGGCCGAGCGCGGTACCGGACCGGGACGCCTGGAGGGCCGACTGCCCGTCAACCTGCCGGCGCTCACGGTCCGCGTCGCCGAGATGCTCGCCACGCTGCGGCAGGTGGCGGGCGCGGCCACCGCCGCTCTGGTGACCCTCGCACCCGACCCCGCGATCGAGGCCGTCGTCGGCTCGTGGCCGGCAGTCTTCGACAATCGCCGCGCCGCCGCGCTCGGTCTGGAGCCTGATGGGAGTTTTCTGTCCGTGGTCCAGGACTACCTCACCGATCACCCTGCCGCGGTGACCGTCGATCTGCCTCGCGGCGCAGGGTGA